A single Equus asinus isolate D_3611 breed Donkey chromosome 21, EquAss-T2T_v2, whole genome shotgun sequence DNA region contains:
- the TKT gene encoding transketolase isoform X1, whose amino-acid sequence MEGYHKPDQQKLQALKDTANRLRISSIQATTAAGSGHPTSCCSAAEIMAVLFFHTMRYKPQDPRNPHNDRFVLSKGHAAPILYAVWAEAGFLPEVELLNLRKITSDLDGHPVPKQAFTDVATGSLGQGLGAACGMAYTGKYFDKASYRVYCLLGDGELSEGSVWEAMAFASIYKLDNVVAILDINRLGQSDPAPLQHQMDVYQKRCEAFGWHAVIVDGHSVEELCKAFGQAKHQPTAIIAKTFKGRGIPGVEDKESWHGKPLPKNMADEVIQEIYSQIQSKKKILATPPQEDAPSVDITNIRMPTPPSYKVGDKIATRKAYGQALAKLGHASDRIIALDGDTKNSTFSEIFKKEHPDRFIECYIAEQNMVSIAVGCATRNRTVPFCSTFAAFFTRAFDQIRMAAISESNINLCGSHSGVSIGEDGPSQMALEDLAMFRSIPTSTVFYPSDGVSTEKAVELAANTKGICFIRTSRPENAIIYNNNEDFQVGQAKVILKSKDDQVTVIGAGVTLHEALAAADLLKKEKINIRVLDPFTIKPLDRKLILDSARATKGRILTVEDHYYEGGIGEAVSSAVVGEPGVTVTRLAVGKVPRSGKPAELLKMFGIDKDAIAQAVRGLVTRA is encoded by the exons ATGGAGGGCTACCATAAGCCTGACCAGCAGAAGCTGCAGGCCCTGAAGGACACGGCCAACCGCCTGCGCATCAGCTCCATCCAGGCCACCACGGCGGCCGGCTCGGG CCACCCCACATCATGCTGCAGTGCTGCGGAGATCATGGCTGTCCTCTTTTTCCACACCATGCGCTACAAGCCCCAGGACCCCCGGAACCCTCACAACGACCGCTTTGTGCTCTCCAAG GGCCATGCAGCCCCCATCCTGTACGCTGTCTGGGCTGAAGCAGGCTTCTTGCCCGAGGTGGAGCTGCTGAACCTGAGGAAGATCACCTCTGACTTGGATGGGCACCCTGTTCCG AAACAAGCTTTCACTGACGTGGCCACTGGCTCCCTGGGCCAGGGCCTTGGAGCTGCCTGCGGGATGGCCTACACGGGCAAGTACTTCGACAAAGCCAG CTACCGTGTCTATTGCTTGCTGGGAGACGGGGAGCTCTCAGAGGGCTCCGTGTGGGAGGCCATGGCCTTCGCCAGCATCTACAAGCTGGACAACGTTGTTGCCATTCTTGACATCAACCGCCTGGGCCAGAGCGACCCTGCCCCCCTGCAGCACCAGATGGACGTCTACCAGAAGCGCTGCGAGGCCTTCGG CTGGCATGCCGTCATCGTGGATGGACACAGCGTGGAGGAGCTGTGCAAGGCCTTTGGCCAGGCCAAGCACCAGCCAACAGCCATCATTGCCAAGACCTTCAAGGGCCGAGGGATCCCAG GGGTAGAAGATAAGGAGTCTTGGCACGGGAAGCCCCTCCCCAAAAACATGGCTGATGAGGTCATCCAGGAAATCTACAGCCAGATCCAGAGCAAAAAGAAGATCCTGGCGACTCCCCCGCAGGAGGATGCCCCCTCAGTGGATATCACCAATATTCGCATGCCCACCCCGCCCAGCTACAAAGTTGGGGACAAG ATAGCCACCCGCAAAGCCTATGGGCAGGCCCTGGCCAAGCTGGGCCATGCCAGTGACCGCATCATCGCCCTGGATGGGGACACCAAGAATTCCACCTTCTCAGAAATCTTCAAAAAGGAGCACCCGGACCGCTTCATCGAGTGCTACATTGCTGAGCAGAATATG GTGAGCATTGCTGTGGGCTGTGCCACGCGCAACAGGACGGTACCCTTCTGCAGCACTTTTGCGGCCTTCTTCACGCGGGCCTTCGACCAGATTCGCATGGCAGCTATCTCCGAGAGCAACATCAACCTCTGCGGCTCCCACTCCGGCGTGTCCATTG GAGAAGATGGGCCCTCCCAGATGGCCCTAGAAGATCTGGCCATGTTTCGGTCAATCCCCACGTCAACCGTCTTTTACCCAAGTGATGGGGTGTCTACGGAGAAGGCAGTGGAATTAGCAGCCAATACGAAG GGCATCTGCTTCATCCGGACCAGCCGTCCAGAAAACGCCATCATCTATAACAACAATGAGGATTTCCAAGTTGGACAAGCCAAG GTGATCCTGAAGAGCAAGGATGACCAGGTCACTGTGATTGGGGCCGGAGTGACCCTACACGAGGCCTTGGCTGCTGCCGATCTGCTAAAGAAAG AGAAGATCAACATTCGAGTGTTGGACCCCTTCACCATCAAGCCCCTGGACAGGAAACTCATTCTCGACAGCGCCCGTGCCACGAAGGGCAGGATCCTCACGGTGGAGGACCACTACTACGAAG GTGGCATAGGTGAGGCAGTGTCCTCTGCAGTAGTGGGCGAACCTGGTGTCACTGTCACCCGCCTGGCTGTTGGCAAGGTACCAAGAAGTGGGAAGCCAGCAGAGCTGCTGAAGATGTTTGGCATTGACAAGGACGCCATTGCGCAAGCTGTGAGGGGCCTCGTCACTAGGGCCTAG
- the TKT gene encoding transketolase isoform X2 — protein sequence MAVLFFHTMRYKPQDPRNPHNDRFVLSKGHAAPILYAVWAEAGFLPEVELLNLRKITSDLDGHPVPKQAFTDVATGSLGQGLGAACGMAYTGKYFDKASYRVYCLLGDGELSEGSVWEAMAFASIYKLDNVVAILDINRLGQSDPAPLQHQMDVYQKRCEAFGWHAVIVDGHSVEELCKAFGQAKHQPTAIIAKTFKGRGIPGVEDKESWHGKPLPKNMADEVIQEIYSQIQSKKKILATPPQEDAPSVDITNIRMPTPPSYKVGDKIATRKAYGQALAKLGHASDRIIALDGDTKNSTFSEIFKKEHPDRFIECYIAEQNMVSIAVGCATRNRTVPFCSTFAAFFTRAFDQIRMAAISESNINLCGSHSGVSIGEDGPSQMALEDLAMFRSIPTSTVFYPSDGVSTEKAVELAANTKGICFIRTSRPENAIIYNNNEDFQVGQAKVILKSKDDQVTVIGAGVTLHEALAAADLLKKEKINIRVLDPFTIKPLDRKLILDSARATKGRILTVEDHYYEGGIGEAVSSAVVGEPGVTVTRLAVGKVPRSGKPAELLKMFGIDKDAIAQAVRGLVTRA from the exons ATGGCTGTCCTCTTTTTCCACACCATGCGCTACAAGCCCCAGGACCCCCGGAACCCTCACAACGACCGCTTTGTGCTCTCCAAG GGCCATGCAGCCCCCATCCTGTACGCTGTCTGGGCTGAAGCAGGCTTCTTGCCCGAGGTGGAGCTGCTGAACCTGAGGAAGATCACCTCTGACTTGGATGGGCACCCTGTTCCG AAACAAGCTTTCACTGACGTGGCCACTGGCTCCCTGGGCCAGGGCCTTGGAGCTGCCTGCGGGATGGCCTACACGGGCAAGTACTTCGACAAAGCCAG CTACCGTGTCTATTGCTTGCTGGGAGACGGGGAGCTCTCAGAGGGCTCCGTGTGGGAGGCCATGGCCTTCGCCAGCATCTACAAGCTGGACAACGTTGTTGCCATTCTTGACATCAACCGCCTGGGCCAGAGCGACCCTGCCCCCCTGCAGCACCAGATGGACGTCTACCAGAAGCGCTGCGAGGCCTTCGG CTGGCATGCCGTCATCGTGGATGGACACAGCGTGGAGGAGCTGTGCAAGGCCTTTGGCCAGGCCAAGCACCAGCCAACAGCCATCATTGCCAAGACCTTCAAGGGCCGAGGGATCCCAG GGGTAGAAGATAAGGAGTCTTGGCACGGGAAGCCCCTCCCCAAAAACATGGCTGATGAGGTCATCCAGGAAATCTACAGCCAGATCCAGAGCAAAAAGAAGATCCTGGCGACTCCCCCGCAGGAGGATGCCCCCTCAGTGGATATCACCAATATTCGCATGCCCACCCCGCCCAGCTACAAAGTTGGGGACAAG ATAGCCACCCGCAAAGCCTATGGGCAGGCCCTGGCCAAGCTGGGCCATGCCAGTGACCGCATCATCGCCCTGGATGGGGACACCAAGAATTCCACCTTCTCAGAAATCTTCAAAAAGGAGCACCCGGACCGCTTCATCGAGTGCTACATTGCTGAGCAGAATATG GTGAGCATTGCTGTGGGCTGTGCCACGCGCAACAGGACGGTACCCTTCTGCAGCACTTTTGCGGCCTTCTTCACGCGGGCCTTCGACCAGATTCGCATGGCAGCTATCTCCGAGAGCAACATCAACCTCTGCGGCTCCCACTCCGGCGTGTCCATTG GAGAAGATGGGCCCTCCCAGATGGCCCTAGAAGATCTGGCCATGTTTCGGTCAATCCCCACGTCAACCGTCTTTTACCCAAGTGATGGGGTGTCTACGGAGAAGGCAGTGGAATTAGCAGCCAATACGAAG GGCATCTGCTTCATCCGGACCAGCCGTCCAGAAAACGCCATCATCTATAACAACAATGAGGATTTCCAAGTTGGACAAGCCAAG GTGATCCTGAAGAGCAAGGATGACCAGGTCACTGTGATTGGGGCCGGAGTGACCCTACACGAGGCCTTGGCTGCTGCCGATCTGCTAAAGAAAG AGAAGATCAACATTCGAGTGTTGGACCCCTTCACCATCAAGCCCCTGGACAGGAAACTCATTCTCGACAGCGCCCGTGCCACGAAGGGCAGGATCCTCACGGTGGAGGACCACTACTACGAAG GTGGCATAGGTGAGGCAGTGTCCTCTGCAGTAGTGGGCGAACCTGGTGTCACTGTCACCCGCCTGGCTGTTGGCAAGGTACCAAGAAGTGGGAAGCCAGCAGAGCTGCTGAAGATGTTTGGCATTGACAAGGACGCCATTGCGCAAGCTGTGAGGGGCCTCGTCACTAGGGCCTAG